From the genome of Lineus longissimus chromosome 8, tnLinLong1.2, whole genome shotgun sequence, one region includes:
- the LOC135492598 gene encoding uncharacterized protein LOC135492598: MADVAKAKKARSVAKSAVTRISASCSSTTTPPPSGKVTSSTSSTTAKKLNIRTEKAPLPKFDGNVIEYFDFKRDFKFLVDGRYPPEEALYVLKTCLGHKPADWIQSERDYEAAWTALDDKYGNPRLASDVLIGTLNKFRSPPENDLTQFVELHHLIKKIHNSLSELKRPGDLDNSTTIGLIEKKLPHADRLKWATHQQTKKISPSVGTLLNWMKGEIWIRQVAGADIRSSKSNSAKHSVNTASASTHKSDQIASSQTTVTMRSDNSGRPSGSGQTAEQTAGQTTGDWSCWVCKQKHSPWECEKFKSMDLKTRLAEVRKVKACYFCLRIHRGSCRYRKRCVITTDDKPCPYSHHQLLHGAPFDRASVETSSVPCSENLLPVVSVNGVNPETHETITATLLFDSGSQVSLIRDGYAHDLGLVGQDMVLNICKVGGQEELLETKIYKLQLQPVGSASRHSIRVIAIPKIGEDIKSVDHQRLTEIFQINSAALNRGSGPIDVLLGIDHANFHGGTTEVSGQFVMRQSLLGPVIFGSSSFINSDSVYGQFHVSLQEPVDITAFLTSEQMGVAVNPCCTRQTSYEKSLSTLEKKEAKMIRDSAQKIGNQWMIPLPWYRDPSDLPDNYNQVKAKLISTERRLQRNPEHAKMYDQQVSDLVEREAARKLTQEEVRNHDGPVHYISHHAVLRPEKKSTPCRLVFNSVASFQGHVLNKYLRKGPDLLNNLPGVLLKFRENPVALIGDISKMYHQVLVDPVRDAHTHRFLWRNFENRPPDIYVKQVLTFGDISSPALANTALDMTAEAHEERYPEAVATIKDCRYIDDIGDSLRTTPVVIKRAEEVDVILDTGHFTVKEWMSNQPLNGESKEEWDPPDEKFLGVVWDRKNDEISVSVKPPKCFVTSDGQLQWQIPDKLTKRLVLSALAGVFDVVGLAAPVIIVAKIWLQELWKNNYGWDENLPEPVTKKWIKWFEELQSLKSFKVERCLTPPDAEGRPVLVIFCDAALNGFGAVGYMHWKTSDGYQTRFVLAKSRVAPLKPLTIPRLELQAAVMASRLNETILAETRFELDKTILFSDSMIVLSWIRQEPRSFKTFVSHRIGEIQMKTNVEDWRYCPTELNIADDVSRGCSVEELREQC, encoded by the exons ATGGCTGACGTAGCAAAAGCGAAAAAGGCCCGTTCGGTTGCGAAGTCAGCTGTCACCCGCATTTCCG CATCCTGTAGTTCAACTACTACGCCGCCTCCAAGTGGTAAAGTCACTTCTTCAACTTCGTCTACCACGGCCAAAAAGCTGAACATCAGAACAGAGAAAGCCCCGTTACCTAAATTCGATGGGAACGTCATAGAGTACTTCGATTTCAAGCGTGACTTTAAATTCTTGGTCGATGGTCGGTATCCTCCAGAGGAAGCGCTGTATGTTCTGAAAACTTGTCTCGGCCATAAGCCAGCGGATTGGATTCAGAGTGAACGTGATTATGAGGCTGCTTGGACGGCATTAGATGACAAGTATGGCAATCCGCGCCTTGCATCTGATGTGTTGATCGGGACATTGAATAAGTTCAGATCGCCGCCGGAGAATGATCTCACGCAGTTCGTTGAGTTACATCATCTGATCAAGAAAATTCATAACTCGCTGAGTGAGCTGAAACGTCCCGGAGATCTTGACAATTCTACCACGATTGGTCTGATCGAAAAGAAACTGCCTCACGCTGATAGACTGAAGTGGGCTACCCATCAACAGACTAAGAAAATTTCGCCTTCCGTGGGTACACTTCTCAACTGGATGAAGGGTGAGATCTGGATTCGTCAAGTTGCTGGAGCGGACATTCGTAGTTCGAAATCTAACTCTGCGAAACATTCTGTGAATACCGCCAGCGCTAGTACTCATAAAAGTGATCAGATTGCGTCATCGCAGACCACAGTGACAATGCGCAGTGACAATTCAGGTAGGCCTAGTGGTTCAGGACAAACCGCAGAACAAACCGCAGGACAAACCACAGGTGATTGGTCTTGTTGGGTTTGTAAACAGAAACACAGTCCTTGGGAATGCGAGAAATTCAAATCTATGGATCTCAAAACAAGACTGGCTGAAGTCCGCAAGGTTAAAGCGTGTTACTTTTGTCTCCGCATACACCGTGGATCGTGTCGCTATCGAAAGCGCTGCGTTATCACAACTGATGACAAACCCTGTCCATATAGTCATCATCAGCTGTTACATGGTGCGCCTTTTGACCGCGCTTCGGTTGAAACCTCCTCTGTTCCTTGTAGTGAAAATCTACTTCCGGTTGTTAGTGTCAACGGTGTCAATCCGGAAACGCACGAAACCATAACCGCAACACTGTTGTTTGATAGTGGATCGCAGGTTTCATTGATACGCGATGGGTATGCTCATGATTTGGGATTAGTTGGTCAGGACATGGTGTTAAATATTTGTAAAGTAGGGGGTCAGGAAGAGCTTTTGGAGACGAAGATCTACAAATTGCAGCTACAACCAGTAGGCAGTGCGTCGCGTCATAGCATCCGAGTTATCGCAATCCCGAAGATCGGTGAGGACATCAAGAGTGTTGACCACCAACGTTTGACAGAGATCTTTCAAATCAACTCTGCTGCGTTGAACCGGGGGTCAGGGCCAATTGATGTGCTACTCGGTATCGATCACGCGAACTTTCATGGTGGGACAACGGAAGTTAGCGGTCAGTTCGTTATGCGTCAATCTCTACTCGGTCCTGTCATCTTTGGGTCGTCGTCATTCATCAATTCTGATTCTGTTTACGGACAGTTCCACGTGTCTTTACAAGAGCCCGTCGACATTACGGCATTTTTGACATCGGAGCAGATGGGAGTAGCCGTGAATCCATGCTGTACGAGACAGACATCCTATGAGAAGTCCCTGTCAACACTTGAGAAAAAAGAGGCCAAGATGATCCGTGACAGCGCTCAGAAGATAGGAAACCAATGGATGATCCCGTTACCTTGGTATCGTGATCCCTCTGATCTACCAGACAACTACAACCAGGTGAAAGCTAAACTCATTAGCACCGAAAGACGTCTTCAAAGGAATCCGGAGCACGCCAAAATGTACGATCAGCAGGTGAGTGATTTGGTAGAAAGAGAAGCAGCCAGGAAATTAACCCAGGAGGAAGTTAGAAACCACGATGGTCCAGTTCATTACATCAGTCATCATGCTGTGCTGCGTCCGGAGAAAAAGTCAACTCCTTGTCGTCTAGTCTTCAATTCAGTTGCTAGTTTTCAGGGACATGTCTTGAACAAATACCTGCGCAAAGGTCCTGATTTATTGAATAATCTACCTGGTGTTCTCCTGAAGTTTCGCGAAAATCCGGTTGCGCTTATTGGGGATATTTCCAAGATGTATCATCAGGTGTTAGTTGATCCTGTCCGTGATGCGCATACTCATAGATTTCTGTGGAGAAACTTCGAAAACCGCCCTCCAGATATTTATGTGAAGCAGGTTCTAACGTTCGGAGATATTTCGTCGCCAGCATTAGCCAATACAGCCTTGGACATGACAGCAGAAGCACACGAAGAACGATACCCGGAGGCAGTTGCAACAATCAAGGATTGTCGGTATATTGACGATATAGGGGATTCGCTCAGGACAACCCCAGTCGTAATTAAACGCGCGGAAGAGGTCGATGTGATCCTCGACACAGGTCATTTCACAGTCAAGGAATGGATGTCAAACCAACCATTGAATGGAGAATCGAAAGAAGAATGGGACCCACCAGACGAGAAGTTCTTGGGAGTTGTATGGGACCGGAAAAACGATGAAATCTCTGTCTCTGTGAAACCCCCCAAGTGTTTCGTAACGAGTGATGGACAACTACAATGGCAGATCCCAGACAAGCTAACCAAGCGGCTGGTACTTAGCGCTTTAGCGGGAGTGTTTGATGTTGTTGGCCTAGCTGCACCGGTTATCATCGTTGCGAAGATCTGGCTGCAGGAACTTTGGAAAAACAACTATGGTTGGGATGAAAACCTTCCGGAACCAGTCACAAAGAAGTGGATAAAGTGGTTTGAGGAGCTACAAAGTCTGAAGTCATTCAAGGTTGAGCGATGCCTAACTCCACCAGACGCTGAGGGACGCCCAGTGTTGGTCATCTTCTGTGACGCCGCCTTGAACGGATTCGGAGCAGTCGGATACATGCACTGGAAAACATCTGATGGGTACCAAACGCGATTCGTTCTTGCCAAATCTAGGGTTGCCCCGCTTAAACCACTCACTATACCGCGCTTAGAATTACAAGCAGCTGTCATGGCCAGTCGATTGAACGAAACGATTCTAGCTGAAACCCGGTTTGAACTGGATAAGACAATTCTGTTCTCGGATTCAATGATCGTACTCTCATGGATTAGGCAGGAGCCGAGGAGTTTCAAAACATTCGTGTCGCATCGCATCGGTGAAATCCAAATGAAGACAAACGTAGAAGACTGGAGATACTGTCCAACGGAACTGAACATCGCGGATGACGTCAGCAGAGGATGCTCAGTTGAAGAGTTGAGAGAACAGTGCTGA